From Nocardia sp. NBC_00416:
GCTGAACCTGATCCCGGGCACCATGGTGCTGGAAATCGATCGGCAACAGTGCGTGGTCTATGTGCACGTCATCGATATCAGCAGCGAGAAGGCGGTGGCGAAGTTCTACAAGACCATCCGGGTCGTGGAAGGGCTGCTGATCGCCACGTTCGAACGGCGCGCCACCCCGCTTCCACCGTCCCCCGGCCAGGAGGTGTCCCAGTGATCGTCGTGGCCGTGGTGGCCGCGGCCCTGCTCAGCGCGGCCGCGGTGATCACCGCGTATCGGATACTCGCCGGTCCGGACACCCTGGACCGGGTGGTCGGGATCGACTCGATCATCGCGATGGCGATCTGCGGGCTCGCGGTGTGGGCGGCCTACAGTCGCGATACGAGCGTGGTGCCCGCCATCGTCGCACTGTCGCTGGTCGGTTTCCTCGGATCGGCCGCCGTCACTCGCTTCCGGGTGCGGGATCGCCGATGAGCACCGTACTGAACTGGGTTTCCGGCACCCTTATCATCCTCGGTGCGTTGTTCGCACTCACCGCGGCGATCGGGATCGTCCGTTTCCCCGACATCCTGCTGCGGATGCACTCCGCCACAAAACCCCAGGTCATCGGGCTCAACCTGGTTCTGGCGGGCACGTGCATCCGGGTCTACGACGACCCGAACGTGTGGATGCTGGTGCTGGTGGGTCTGTTCACGCTGCTCACCGCCCCCGTGATCGCCCACCTCATCGGCCGGACCGCCTACCGGGAGCAGCTGCACCGCAAGGATCTGCTCGTGGTCAACGAATTCGAGGACGAGCCGGAACAGCGATAGTCGCGGCCTCGGGGCGGGGCGTCCCGGCCTCTGCCGCGGCCATCTCGAGCGGGACCGCGGCCCCGGCCACCGTATCCGCGGATCCGGCCGGGATCGTCGCGGC
This genomic window contains:
- a CDS encoding monovalent cation/H+ antiporter complex subunit F; this translates as MIVVAVVAAALLSAAAVITAYRILAGPDTLDRVVGIDSIIAMAICGLAVWAAYSRDTSVVPAIVALSLVGFLGSAAVTRFRVRDRR
- the mnhG gene encoding monovalent cation/H(+) antiporter subunit G; this encodes MSTVLNWVSGTLIILGALFALTAAIGIVRFPDILLRMHSATKPQVIGLNLVLAGTCIRVYDDPNVWMLVLVGLFTLLTAPVIAHLIGRTAYREQLHRKDLLVVNEFEDEPEQR